A region of the Mesoterricola sediminis genome:
GGGGGTCTCCTGGGAGGGCACGCAGTGGCCCGTGACCCGGCCGTTCCGGAGCACCGTCGCCGTGTGGCAGAGCTCCTGGATCTCGTCCAGCTTGTGGCTGATGTAGAGGATGCTGACCCCCTCCGAGGCCAGCTGCCGCAGGGTCTCGAAGAGGCGCCGGACCGCCTGGGGCGTCAGCACGGAGGTGGGCTCGTCCAGGATGAGGAGGCGGGGATTCTGGAGGAGGCAGCGGATGATCTCCACCCGCTGGCGCTCGCCGACGCTCAGCGCGTGCACCAGGCGCCGGGGATCCACCGGGAGGCCGTACCGCTCCGAGATCTCCTCGATGCGCCGGGAGAGGCCCTTCAGGTCCAGCTTGCCGGGAATGGCGAGGGCGACGTTCTGGGCCACCGTCAGCGTCTCGAAGAGGCTGAAGTGCTGGAAGACCATGCCGATGCCCAGGGACCGGGCGTGGGCGGGATCGCGGACGGTGACCGGGCGGCCCTCCCAGAGGAGCTCGCCTTCGTCCGGCCGGGTGACCCCGTAGATGATCTTCATGAGCGTGGATTTCCCGGCGCCGTTCTCGCCCAGGACGGCCCGGATCTCGCCCGGCAGGATGGTCAGGTCGACGCCGTCGTTGGCGACCACCGAGGGGTAGACCTTGCGGACTCCCCGGATGGCGAGGCGTGGTGTGGCTGGGGCCGGCGTGGTCATGGCTGAGTCCGTTCGGGCCTTGTCTGTTTCATTCATGAAGCCGCCGGAGGCCAGAGGAACCCCAAGCAGCGGGACGGATCGCTGTTGAAAAGTGTAACGGGTGAATGTTGCGATCAGACCGTTAACCGACCAGGACCTCAGATCGGCGAGCGGAACAGGCGGAGAAAGAAACCATGGACTGGATATGGGAATGAGGATAAACAAAAAAGCGACCATGATGTCAAATTTTTTTCACTCCCCTGGAACTCCCCCTTCCGCCTGAGCGCAAGTCCAGCGATCATCCCAGTTGGCCATTTTCCACCCCGGAGTTCCCATGCCCGAGACCCGCGCCCTGGCCTGCCGCTGCCGCTTCCTGCTGCCCCTGGCCGCCCCGGACCGGGGCCGCCGCATCCAGGACGGGTACCTGCTCGCCGTGGACGGCCGGATCCGCGAGGCCGGCCCCTATGATCCCGAGGTGGGCCGGCGCCTCCGCGAGGCCTGGGGCGACCGGCTCGAGGTCCTCCACACGCGGCGGGAGGTGCCCTCGGACGACCCCCTTCCCCTCCAGGACATGGTGCTCCTGCCCGCCTTCGTGAAGGCCCACGGCCACGACCACGAGCAGCCCCTCATCGGCATCGCCCGGGACGAGCCGCTCACCGCCTGGCTGGACCACGCCGTCAACCCCTTCACCGGCTTCCTCAACGCCCGCCGGGGCGAACTGGCGGCACGCCTCGGGCGCACCCCCCAGGCCCTCACCTACCGCATGGCGCGGATCTGCGACATCCACTACGGCATCACCGCCTCCATGGTCCACCACTGCAACTGGAACAAGCACCACCTGGAAGACATCGCGGAGGCCAACGAGGTGGCCGGGACCACGATGATCGTGGCCATCGGCGGCCAGGACCGCTTCTACGCGCCGGAACTCCTGGACGGGCCCGGCGACGCCCTCGCGCGCCTGGAGAAGGGCCTGGCCCTCCAGGCCCGGTGCGAGCGCACCCGCTTCGTGCCCGGTCCCGACCAGTGCTTCTCCAACAGCCGGGAGGCCCTCGTCCCCCAGAAGGCCTGGGCCCGCGCGCACGACACGCTCTTCCACATCCACAGCTCCGAGGAGCCGCGGACGACCCGCTGGTTCCGGGAGGCCGTCGAGCCGGGCCTGACCCCCGTCGAGTACTTCCGGGAGATCGGCATCCTCGACGCCGGCACCGTGCTGGCCCACCAGGTGAACTGCGGCCCGCGCGACGTGGAGCTGATCGCCGCTTCCGGCGCCGCCGTGGTGCACAATCCCCTGGCCAACACCATCCTCGGCTCGGGCATGCCCCCGGTCATCGACCTGCTCCGCGCCGGGGTGCGCGTCGCCGTGTCCACCGACGGCTCCGGTTCGGCCGACAACCAGAACATCCTCGCCGCCGCGCGCCTGGCCTCCCAGTACCAGAAGGCCCTCCACCAGGACGCGAGCCTCCTGCCCGCGCAGCAGTGCCTGGAGATGATCACCTCGGTCCCCGCCTCCATCCTGCGGCTGGACCAGGGCTCCCTCGAGCCGGGCCTCCGCGCCGACTTCGTCCTCGTGGACCTGGCGCGCCCGAACCTCGTCCCCACGCGCCTCGACAACGTGGTGGAGAACCTGATCTGGGCCGCGGACGGCTCCGAGATCGACACCGTGGTCGCGGGCGGCCACCTCCTCAAGCACGACGGCCGGATCCTGCCCTTCCGGGACGGCACCCGCCCGGAGGAGATCCAGCGGGGGATCCAGGCCCTCTCGGCGTGGTTCATGGACTACCGGGCGGCG
Encoded here:
- a CDS encoding amidohydrolase family protein, whose translation is MPETRALACRCRFLLPLAAPDRGRRIQDGYLLAVDGRIREAGPYDPEVGRRLREAWGDRLEVLHTRREVPSDDPLPLQDMVLLPAFVKAHGHDHEQPLIGIARDEPLTAWLDHAVNPFTGFLNARRGELAARLGRTPQALTYRMARICDIHYGITASMVHHCNWNKHHLEDIAEANEVAGTTMIVAIGGQDRFYAPELLDGPGDALARLEKGLALQARCERTRFVPGPDQCFSNSREALVPQKAWARAHDTLFHIHSSEEPRTTRWFREAVEPGLTPVEYFREIGILDAGTVLAHQVNCGPRDVELIAASGAAVVHNPLANTILGSGMPPVIDLLRAGVRVAVSTDGSGSADNQNILAAARLASQYQKALHQDASLLPAQQCLEMITSVPASILRLDQGSLEPGLRADFVLVDLARPNLVPTRLDNVVENLIWAADGSEIDTVVAGGHLLKHDGRILPFRDGTRPEEIQRGIQALSAWFMDYRAAAPEVRGTGAHD